A single Pseudomonadota bacterium DNA region contains:
- a CDS encoding transposase: protein MPKPSKFTDEQKMEIALDLISGKLSHAEVCRKWDLSSTYAYKLKDRALEILRAGMGRPVGKTDPQVERLSKKVSDLEQLAGDQALAIRILKKNRGLE, encoded by the coding sequence ATGCCGAAGCCGTCGAAGTTCACGGATGAGCAGAAGATGGAAATCGCGCTCGATCTGATCTCGGGGAAGCTCTCCCACGCGGAGGTGTGCCGCAAGTGGGATCTCAGCTCGACGTACGCGTACAAGCTGAAGGACCGCGCGCTGGAGATCCTCCGCGCGGGAATGGGGCGCCCAGTCGGCAAGACGGACCCGCAGGTCGAGCGACTGTCGAAGAAGGTCTCCGACCTGGAGCAGCTCGCCGGTGATCAGGCTCTGGCGATCCGGATCTTAAAAAAAAACAGAGGCCTCGAGTAG
- a CDS encoding IS3 family transposase, producing MSIRRLAVAFDEPPATVARWVSPRQRKSAEEIARRCPVSSAPELRDKVRALCDEPRHKQFGHPRVRVLLRRRFDVRVSRETVRRIMRDEGLSRPRIWHRPSRPHHVEKARPTRPNEFWQVDMTSFQLSDLTPLFLVVVIDCFTREIAGYTLDRRCRAREWIAAVRTAIEQRGITEETARALTLRSDNGSQPCSKDFVEYLGSVRVKGQYTGYNAPDDNAFVERVIRTIKEEEVWPNLWDTVSEAREAIENYVAYYNNDRIHSALDYATPKEFADASAALKAA from the coding sequence ATGAGCATCCGCCGTCTCGCAGTAGCTTTCGATGAGCCGCCGGCGACAGTTGCCCGCTGGGTTTCGCCGCGGCAGCGGAAGAGCGCGGAAGAGATCGCCAGGCGGTGTCCCGTTTCCAGCGCTCCGGAGCTCCGCGACAAGGTGCGAGCGCTGTGTGACGAGCCTCGCCATAAGCAGTTCGGTCATCCGCGCGTCCGGGTATTGCTGCGTCGCCGCTTCGACGTCCGAGTCAGTCGAGAGACCGTGCGCCGCATCATGCGGGACGAGGGCCTCTCGCGCCCGAGGATCTGGCACCGGCCGTCGAGGCCCCATCACGTGGAGAAGGCTCGCCCCACGCGCCCGAACGAGTTCTGGCAAGTCGATATGACCAGCTTCCAGCTCTCGGACCTGACGCCGCTGTTTCTCGTGGTGGTCATCGATTGCTTCACGCGGGAGATCGCGGGCTACACGCTCGACCGGCGCTGTCGGGCACGGGAGTGGATCGCCGCGGTGCGTACGGCCATCGAGCAACGCGGAATCACGGAGGAGACGGCGCGCGCGCTCACGCTGCGCAGCGACAACGGCTCTCAGCCGTGCTCCAAGGACTTCGTCGAGTACCTCGGCAGCGTCCGCGTCAAAGGCCAGTACACGGGCTACAACGCGCCCGACGACAACGCTTTCGTCGAGCGAGTCATCCGCACTATCAAGGAGGAAGAGGTCTGGCCGAATCTTTGGGACACGGTCTCCGAGGCCCGCGAGGCCATCGAGAACTACGTGGCCTACTACAACAACGACCGTATCCACTCGGCGCTGGACTACGCCACGCCGAAAGAATTCGCGGACGCGAGTGCCGCACTCAAAGCCGCTTGA